The window GATGTTGGCGGAGTGCGGGAAATGTTCCAGGACAAGGTGGAAGGCTTTCTCTTTCCGCGGGAGGATACAACGCGACTGGCGAAAATCATCCGCATGCTCCTGACGCAGCCCGACCTCTTGACCACCATGCGCACCAAGATCCGTCCGATCAAGACCATGCGGCAGAATGCGGAGGAGTATGTGGGGGTGTATGAAGAAGTGCTTGAATTATAATGGAAATGCTGGGGTGCTGGGATAAGATATAATGCTGGAATGCTGGGATAAGATATAATGCTGGGATGCTGGGATGCTGGGATGCTGGGATGCTGGGATTGAAAGATAAGTGCCGGAGGGTGGGAGGATGAAGTATACGAGGTTTGAGGATTTGCCGTGCTGGCAGAAGGCCAGGGAGCTTTGCTGGGCGGTTTATCGTCTTCGAGGCTTTAGGCATGATGATCAGGTCAGGATTGTGGCGATTTTGGCCAGGACTTCGTCCACGATTTCTTTTGGGACACTCTCCAGTTTTCGGGCTTGACGCGAGGCTAGGTCAATGGCCCTGGGCTGGTCGCATCTGATGACCCCGGTAGTCTTTGTTCCCGTGCCGCTCAGGGATACGGCGAATCCGGCGGTACGCGCGAAATCTCCGCCTGTGGTAACAGGGAGGACAACCGGAGTTTTCGTCAGTTGATTAAACGCCAAAGGCGACACGATCATTACGGGTCGTTTTCCTCGCTGTTCATGGCCGGATGTTGGATCCAGCGACACCAGATAGATATCTCCTCTTTCCATCACAACAACTCGCTGCCAGTCGGCTTGCTCTCCAGCCAAGCCTGGTCATCGGCGCTTTTTTCCCGCGAGGGATCACATTGGACGAGAAGTTCGTCCAGAGTGTATTGTGGGCTTGGCGACGGTTTGACCAGCAAAGAGCCGCTGTCGACGGAAAGGCCGACTTTTGAGCCAACGTTCAATTTTAGCAAGTCAAGGATCACGGGGGGGACGGCCAACATTACCGAGCCGCCGACTTTGCGAAGGTTTGTCGTGAGCATATTTTGTCTCTCCTGGTTTTGTTATATTAAAATATAATCTGGTCGAAGTCCCTTGTCAATCCGAGAA is drawn from Desulfonatronum thiodismutans and contains these coding sequences:
- a CDS encoding type II toxin-antitoxin system PemK/MazF family toxin, with protein sequence MERGDIYLVSLDPTSGHEQRGKRPVMIVSPLAFNQLTKTPVVLPVTTGGDFARTAGFAVSLSGTGTKTTGVIRCDQPRAIDLASRQARKLESVPKEIVDEVLAKIATILT
- a CDS encoding AbrB/MazE/SpoVT family DNA-binding domain-containing protein encodes the protein MLTTNLRKVGGSVMLAVPPVILDLLKLNVGSKVGLSVDSGSLLVKPSPSPQYTLDELLVQCDPSREKSADDQAWLESKPTGSELL